A section of the Labrus mixtus chromosome 15, fLabMix1.1, whole genome shotgun sequence genome encodes:
- the vwa5b1 gene encoding von Willebrand factor A domain-containing protein 5B1 → MPGLINKENRSALPLSVSDITSCVRGYTLAMSASMTYENIEDHAIEGMFIYPLEENSIVVGFESMISSQIITLQIKDKAKIDDCYLDCCNTSNGALQSGSGHIVMDEDLERTVLVVNLGMIPPMETVHVLVSTSSELSTLPNGGIKVSSPPVCTPRVQRTINEEQGLSPNFSRTRDRNTCASSPHDQTPNTPPQLWLASLLEEETINSMDYEFNFQLEIRAPYLLAGVESPSHAIRADADPLARSATSVVITLADKYTYDCPVEILIYPSEPHLPHVLIENGDMTQEEYDEFLHGRSDFIKATKKDSSNERKVDIIHRRLHKDILHNPVVMLNFCPDLKSISADLRKVHGEFIFLIDRSGSMSGVNINRVKDAMVVILKSLVPGCLFNVIGFGSTFKSLFTTSQNYEEEALALACEYVRKIRADMGGTNILAPLNWILRQPMFSGHPRLLFLLTDGAVSNTGRVIELVRSHARHIRCFTFGIGLNACRRLVQGLATVSKGTAEFLAEGERLQPKMIKSLKKTMSPVLSDISIEWLFPETKEVLLSPVGNTFLFPGDSLIGYGVVCDTTRYHANPKSDKRRRYSMMRSVESASSVFYHSQEEEPVKTGVDSQGFYRDAPSGPLYDSYQDSVTDSSPAATEQDAVGFDCKTSPRRRAYSTNQIMDYNPAKRVFTPSDPSAVVPKNPLRRAKVQELIGQMSSEHEAQWRNDFQPQLASLCATSSSGRPASCHRTLPPPEADSELHFQPQPQDNALPRDVSAPPTARNTAGEDGSRSSSDSPSVGSSGDADGYGHQLCQAETPQETHKSDLGAANQHKGYCKAVVSGLLCGKPAKWEVAFDIEPFLNGREREEKVHEELWNETFHHLAGRSIIQDFEHMADKECEIEHGSGRKYQLYAIHTSKSCNILSKYTALIPIDLDTNEYLQTCIEYINPSEHLKRGSHSSSRSGSRKNRGYSIGLGRSQSGGMSEEVQDALLTNNGEDVASPCSTPPSSSWERCSLMDFSQRSPSVSSDQSQKTVESLFSARLALSRTRLLTRAAKGFMCRSHSKSGDSIGESDNENKDYIPLVLLQLASGAFPLDTALCDAINVPMDKLKWTSPFNSHRTSLGHLSHSSSRRTESADGGHRSLCEPETNQPSAEHTVGIQSPSHLSRSSWMNAASSLLGSPSTTAEPQLSPLSQGDSGRGSGSGGLEAASPSSSPKSVQDPESMVWATAVALAWLEHSSASYFIEWEMVAAKASMWLNAQEIPEGKDLASIKSAANQLFIILRHWDENLQLNMLCYNPNSV, encoded by the exons ATGCCTGGACTCATTAACAAGGAGAACCGGAGCGCCCTGCCCCTCAGTGtctctgacatcacttcctgtgtcagGGGTTACACTCTGGCCATGTCAGCCTCCATGACCTATGAAAACATTGAGGATCATGCAATCGAGG gGATGTTCATTTATCCACTGGAGGAGAATTCCATCGTTGTGGGGTTTGAGTCAATGATATCCAGTCAGATTATAACTCTGCAAATCAAAGACAAGGCAAAAATTGACGACTGTTATTTGGATTGCTGCAACACATCTAATGGAGCCCTTCAGAGTGGCAGTG GCCACATAGTGATGGATGAGGATTTGGAGAGAACAGTGTTAGTGGTTAACCTCGGGATGATCCCGCCCATGGAGACAGTCCATGTGCTGGTTAGCACCTCCTCTGAGCTCTCCACCCTGCCCAATGGAGGCATCAAGGTGTCCTCCCCACCGGTGTGCACACCTCGAGTGCAGAGGACCATCAATGAGGAGCAGGGACTTTCTCCAAACTTCTCCAGAAC GCGTGACAGGAACACCTGTGCCTCAAGTCCTCACGATCAAACTCCCAACACGCCTCCTCAGCTGTGGCTTGCTTcactgctggaggaggagaccaTCAACTCCATGGACTACGAGTTTAACTTCCAGCTGGAGATACGGGCTCCCTATCTCCTCGCAG GTGTGGAGAGTCCGTCTCACGCTATCCGAGCCGATGCGGATCCTCTGGCCCGCTCTGCCACCAGCGTCGTGATCACGCTCGCTGACAAGTACACTTACGACTGTCCTGTGGAAATCCTCATCTACCCGAGCG AACCTCATCTGCCCCATGTGCTCATAGAGAACGGAGACATGACGCAGGAGGAGTACGACGAGTTCCTTCACGGCCGGAGCGATTTTATCAAGGCCACCAAGAAGGACTCCAGCAACGAGAGGAAA GTGGATATCATTCACAGGCGCCTCCACAAAGACATCCTCCACAACCCCGTGGTCATGTTAAACTTTTGTCCCGACCTCAAGTCCATCAGCGCCGACCTGAGGAAGGTTCACGGCGAGTTCATCTTCCTCATTGACCGCAGCGGCAGCATGAGCGGCGTGAACATCAACCGTGTGAag GATGCCATGGTGGTGATTCTGAAGAGTCTTGTGCCCGGCTGTCTTTTTAACGTCATAGGCTTCGGCTCAACTTTCAAATCACTTTTCACAACCAGCCAGAACTATGAGGAG gaAGCGCTGGCCCTGGCTTGTGAGTATGTCAGGAAGATCAGAGCTGACATGGGGGGCACCAACATCCTGGCTCCGCTCAACTGGATCCTGAGGCAGCCGATGTTCAGCGGACACCCacgcctcctcttcctgctcacTGACGGTGCCGTCAGCAACACGGGCAGAGTTATCGAGCTGGTTCGCAGCCATGCACGCCACATCAG atgTTTCACGTTCGGCATAGGACTGAATGCTTGCAGGCGGCTGGTGCAGGGACTGGCGACGGTTTCCAAAGGAACAGCGGAGTTCCTGGCTGAGGGAGAGAGGCTGCAGCCCAAG ATGATAAAGTCCTTGAAGAAAACCATGTCTCCAGTTCTCAGCGACATTTCCATCGAATGGCTCTTTCCTGAGACCAAAGAGGTGCTGCTGTCCCCGGTGGGCAACACCTTCCTGTTTCCAGGGGACAGTCTCATCGGCTACGGCGTTGTCTGTGACACCACCCGCTACCATGCTAACCCCAAATCT GATAAGCGGAGGCGATACAGCATGATGCGCTCCGTTGAGTCGGCCAGCTCTGTGTTTTACCACTCTCAAGAGGAGGAGCCTGTGAAGACAGGTGTGGACAGCCAGGGGTTCTACAGAGACGCTCCCTCTGGTCCTCTTTATGACTCCTACCAGGACTCTGTGACTGACAGCAGCCCTGCCGCCACAGAGCAAGACGCAGTGG GGTTCGACTGTAAGACATCTCCGAGAAGACGCGCGTACAGCACCAACCAGATCATGGACTACAACCCGGCGAAGCGGGTCTTCACTCCCAGCGATCCCAGCGCTGTGGTGCCAAAGAACCCACTGAGGAGAGCCAAAGTCCAGGAGCTGATCGGGCAGATGAGCTCTGAGCACGAGGCGCAGTGGAGGAACGACTTCCAG CCACAGCTGGCCAGCCTGTGCGCTACATCCTCCAGCGGGCGTCCGGCCAGCTGTCACAGGACGCTCCCTCCGCCGGAAGCCGACTCAGAGCTTCATTTCCAACCACAGCCTCAGGACAACGCCCTGCCCAGGGACGTCAGCGCGCCGCCTACAGCGAGAAACACCGCCGGGGAAGACGGATCCAGATCATCCAGTGACAGCCCATCTGTTGGCAGCAGCGGAGATGCTG ATGGTTATGGACACCAGTTATGTCAGGCAGAAACTCCACAGGAGACCCACAAGTCAGACCTGGGCGCAGCCAACCAGCACAAAGGTTACTGCAAGGCCGTGGTATCGGGACTGCTGTGTGGGAAACCAGCAAAGTGGGAGGTCGCCTTTGATATCGAGCCCTTCCTGAACGGCCGGGAACGCGAGGAAAAGGTTCACGAGGAGCTTTGGAACGAGACCTTCCACCATCTGGCTGGACGATCCATCATACAGGACTTTGAGCATATGGCGGATAAGGAGTGTGAGATCGAGCACG GCTCTGGCAGGAAGTACCAGCTGTACGCCATTCACACCAGCAAGTCCTGCAATATACTGAGCAAATACACGGCGCTTATTCCCATCGACCTTGACACTAATGAGTATTTGCAGACATGTATTGAGTACATAAATCCCA gtgAGCATCTGAAGAGGGGCTCACACTCCAGCTCTCGCTCGGGGAGCAGGAAGAACAGAGGATACTCCATCGGACTGGGTCGCTCTCAGTCGGGCGGCATGTCTGAGGAGGTTCAGGATGCTCTCCTGACCAACA ACGGAGAGGATGTTGCGTCTCCATGCAGCACCCCGCCCTCCTCCAGCTGGGAGAGATGCAGCTTGATGGATT TCTCTCAAAGGAGTCCGTCTGTGTCCTCTGACCAATCTCAGAAAACAGTGGAGAGCCTTTTTTCTGCCAG GTTGGCCCTCAGCAGGACTCGTCTCCTGACCCGGGCTGCCAAAGGATTCATGTGCCGATCTCACAGCAAGTCCGGCGATTCAATCGGAGAGAGTGACAACGAGAACAAAGACTACATTCCTCTG gtgttgttgcagttgGCTAGTGGTGCGTTCCCCTTGGACACAGCTCTGTGTGACGCCATCAATGTCCCCATGGACAAGCTGAAGTGGACGTCACCTTTCAACAGCCACCGCACCAGCCTGGGCCACCTGTCTCACTCCAGCAGCCGCCGCACTGAGAGCGCCGATGGCGGACACAGATCGCTGTGTGAGCCAGAAACAAACCAGCCGTCCGCAGAGCACACTGTGGGCATCCAGAGCCCATCTCACCTGTCCAGGAGCAGCTGGATGAATGCTGCCTCTTCCTTATTAGGCAGTCCATCCACCACCGCAGAGCCCCAGCTGTCTCCGCTCTCCCAGGGGGACAGTGGACGCGGCTCAGGGTCCGGGGGATTGGAGGCAGCATCACCCAGCAGCAGCCCAAAGAGCGTACAGGATCCAGAGAGCATGGTTTGGGCAACAGCGGTGGCGCTTGCCTGGTTGGAGCACAGCTCTGCTAGTTATTTCATTGAGTGGGAAATGGTGGCTGCCAAGGCTAGCATGTGGTTGAATGCACAAGAAATCCCAGAAGGCAAAGACTTGGCCTCCATTAAGTCTGCCGCCAACCAACTCTTCATCATCCTCAGACACTGGGATGAAAACCTGCAGCTGAACATGCTCTGTTATAACCCAAACAGTGTCTGA
- the ddx19a gene encoding ATP-dependent RNA helicase DDX19A — MSADSWAVAVDFQEATTPAKQFDFSKKLERVRGPRHMRGDINGNLVPERKENGGVRADGDKVDLAEQSLLNKLIRRSLVRNRNQVEVLQRDPTSPLYSVKTFEELRLKPELLKGVYNMGFNRPSRIQENALPMMLAQPPQNLIAQSQSGTGKTAAFSLAMLSHVNPENEWTQCLCIAPTYELALQIGQVIEQMGKFYPDVKLAYAIRGNRLGRGVKLQEQIVIGTPGTVLDWCTKYKLIDPKKITMFVLDEADVMIATQGHRDQSIRIHRQLTKNCQMLLFSATFEDSVWRFAEQVVPEPNIIRLKREEETLDTIKQFYVFCREKEDKFTALCNLYGSLTIAQAMIFCQTRKMASWLASSLTVEGHQVALLSGEMTVEQRASVIERFRNGKEKVLVTTNVCSRGIDVEQVSLVVNFDLPVDFDGNADNETYLHRIGRTGRFGRRGFAVNMVDSKQSMDVINQIEMHFNRRITKLDTTNLEEIEALIS, encoded by the exons atgtctgCCGACTCGTGGGCCGTGGCTGTCGACTTTCAAGAGGCTACAACTCCAGCAAAGCAG TTTGACTTCTCCAAAAAATTGGAAAGAGTGCGAGGTCCACGCCATATGAGAGGAGACATAAATg GCAACCTGGTgccagagagaaaagaaaatggaggTGTGCGAGCTGACGGGGACAAAGTGGACCTGGCTGAGCAGTCCCTGTTGAATAAACTGATTCGCAGGTCTTTAGTCCGCAACAGGAATCAGGTGGAGGTTCTGCAGAGGGACCCCACCTCTCCCCTGTACTCAGTGAAGACCTTTGAGGAGCTCAGGCT GAAACCTGAGCTTCTGAAGGGTGTGTACAACATGGGTTTCAACAGACCATCCAGAATCCAGGAGAACGCCTTACCCATGATGTTGGCACAGCC ACCCCAGAATCTGATCGCCCAGTCGCAGTCAGGCACGGGTAAAACTGCGGCCTTTTCTCTGGCCATGCTCAGTCACGTGAATCCAGAAAATGAATGGACTCAG TGCCTCTGCATCGCGCCAACATACGAGCTCGCTCTGCAGATCGGTCAAGTCATTGAGCAGATGGGGAAGTTTTATCCTGATGTCAAGCTGGCATACGCCATTCGGGGCAACAGAT TGGGGCGAGGCGTCAAGTTGCAGGAGCAGATTGTCATTGGAACACCAGGCACAGTCCTCGACTGGTGCACCAAATACAAGCTGATTGACCCAAAGAAGATCACAATGTTTGTGCTGGACGAGGCTGATGTGATGATTGCCACACAGGGTCACCGGGACCAGAGCATTCGCATCCACAG ACAGCTGACAAAGAACTGTCAGATGCTGCTTTTCTCTGCCACCTTCGAGGactctgtgtggaggtttgcAGAGCAGGTGGTTCCTGAGCCAAATATCATCAGGCTGAAACGCGAGGAGGAGACACTGGACACCATCAAGCAGTTCTATGTGTTCTGTAGGGAGAAGGAGGACAAGTTCACTGCACTCTGTAATCTGTACGGCAGCCTCACCATCGCACAGGCCATGATCTTCTGCCAG ACTCGCAAGATGGCTTCTTGGCTGGCTTCAAGCCTGACCGTAGAGGGCCACCAGGTGGCGTTACTGAGCGGGGAAATGACTGTGGAGCAGAGAGCTTCTGTTATTGAGCGCTTTAGGAATGGAAAGGAGAAAGTGCTGGTGACCACAAACGTGTGCTCCAGAG GCATTGATGTGGAACAAGTGTCTCTCGTGGTCAACTTTGATCTCCCAGTTGACTTTGACGGAAACGCCGACAACGAGACGTACCTGCACAGGATCGGCCGCACCGGACGCTTCGGCAGACGAGGGTTTGCTGTCAACATGGTGGACAGCAAACAGAGCATGGATGTCATCAACCAGATTGAGATGCACTTCA ACAGAAGAATCACAAAGCTTGACACTACCAATCTGGAGGAGATAGAAGCACTGATCAGCTGA
- the ubxn10 gene encoding UBX domain-containing protein 10 produces the protein MNLTRPKSSKGRSRTAVDSSFFDDYTDYSTQRPPVSPHSPAGSERNLRSQSQPAMWQTGQQSQGEVLQMPHQVPAAPPQSLNKYKVLPSIERRHSEVRSLERHMSKLHLSDDATLQQRQEGPHPPRGKASSSARDLQVWPKHPPDPGPQTTKEAPSSLLLAIRAPCGRRFQQHFNPGDTLLQVKISAEAMYGVQYGEASVETMDVPRRTFTDMEMTLAQCGIVNRSVLCISHNDSEAEKESG, from the coding sequence ATGAATTTAACACGGCCGAAGTCCTCCAAAGGGCGAAGCAGAACCGCTGTGGACAGCTCTTTTTTCGATGATTACACGGACTACAGCACCCAGAGGCCCCCTGTGTCTCCACACTCTCCTGCCGGGTCGGAGAGAAACCTCCGCTCCCAGTCCCAGCCTGCAATGTGGCAGACCGGGCAGCAGAGCCAGGGTGAAGTCCTGCAGATGCCCCATCAGGTCCCCGCTGCTCCACCTCAGTCCTTAAACAAGTACAAGGTGCTTCCGTCCATAGAGAGGAGACATTCAGAGGTGAGAAGCCTAGAGAGACACATGTCCAAGCTACACCTGTCTGATGATGCCACCCTGCAGCAAAGGCAGGAGGGGCCACATCCCCCCAGAGGGAAAGCCAGCAGCTCTGCGAGGGACCTCCAAGTCTGGCCCAAGCACCCACCTGATCCAGGACCACAAACAACCAAAGAAGCCCCTAGTAGTTTGCTCCTGGCTATTAGGGCACCTTGTGGCAGGAGGTTTCAGCAGCACTTTAACCCAGGAGACACCCTGCTGCAGGTAAAGATCAGTGCAGAGGCCATGTATGGAGTCCAGTACGGAGAGGCGTCAGTCGAGACCATGGATGTGCCGCGCAGGACCTTCACTGACATGGAGATGACTTTGGCCCAGTGTGGTATTGTCAACAGATCGGTTCTGTGCATTTCTCACAATGACAGCGAGGCGGAGAAAGAGTCAGGGTAA
- the cptp gene encoding ceramide-1-phosphate transfer protein, producing MADSVVAEDQKFSLKEVLDTFKLCLTENKEVYLEHYVAGWRGLVKFLNSLGSVFGFISKDAVNKIKILVGYLEGDNGSQYVTIQSMMKYELDSGLVDLTKRGNHPESGCRTLLRLHRALRWLELFLERLRTSSEDSKTSVMCADAYNESLAQHHPWVIRKAAGMAFCMLPGRLAFLEVMNVGTPEQVVAMLGEALPLISEVYQITEELYAQNNMLDLP from the exons ATGGCGGACTCGGTGGTTGCAGAAGATCAGAAATTCTCCTTAAAGGAGGTGCTGGACACTTTCAAGTTGTGTTTGACGGAAAATAAAGAAGTTTATCTTGAACATTACGTGGCTGGGTGGCGTGGTCTTGTAAA GTTTCTGAACAGCTTGGGGAGTGTTTTTGGCTTCATTTCCAAGGATGCTGTCAACAAGATCAAGATCCTGGTGGGCTACCTAGAGGGAGACAACGGGTCTCAGTATGTCACCATCCAGTCTATGATGAAGTATGAGCTGGATAGTGGACTTGTGGACCTCACCAAGAGAGGCAACCACCCCGAGTCGGGCTGCCGCACTCTCCTGAGGCTCCACCGTGCACTGCGGTGGCTCGAGCTCTTCCTGGAGCGCCTCCGCACCAGCAGCGAGGACAGCAAGACGTCCGTCATGTGTGCGGACGCTTACAACGAGTCCCTCGCCCAGCACCACCCTTGGGTGATCCGCAAGGCCGCGGGCATGGCGTTCTGCATGCTCCCCGGGCGTCTTGCTTTCCTGGAAGTGATGAACGTAGGCACACCTGAGCAGGTCGTAGCCATGCTGGGGGAAGCCCTGCCTCTAATCTCTGAGGTGTACCAGATCACAGAGGAACTTTACGCTCAAAACAACATGCTTGACTTACCGTAG